From the genome of Methanomassiliicoccales archaeon, one region includes:
- a CDS encoding DUF4238 domain-containing protein, protein MTAYKTQHYLPMFYIRRFSSDGTGLFLLCVDQGTIIRRNLRAVGSEHYFYADKENAKDFETIMSAIEKSHSEILDKIDEVKGFDRLDENDWPELLRFVLLCSRRTKASKMEAESIMNTIMAAMKPDIMMSLRSQGVPISDVHSIRVQLKHADSTGILVALGEGPLLISDLAVALVRNATDIPFICGDSPVVLYNQVIPTMTALQSPGLMILFPISEEMSILFFDKELYRLKIQGNGIIRIDKTSDVDELNRLQIVNCLDYIMFSKASMTAYLKNLSSRQLRSSIEQPRTECIMRKEENGAQTYLKTTGRHSQFRAHLSFVRVDVGHARLLRLQAADLALRPLSREVLVRSPEISRAVRESEEKFIASPCSRE, encoded by the coding sequence ATGACTGCATACAAGACTCAGCACTACTTGCCGATGTTCTACATTCGTCGCTTCTCCAGCGATGGGACTGGTCTCTTCCTTCTTTGCGTCGATCAGGGAACCATCATAAGAAGGAACCTCAGAGCTGTTGGCTCCGAGCACTACTTTTATGCCGATAAGGAGAATGCAAAGGACTTTGAAACGATAATGTCAGCCATTGAGAAGAGTCATTCAGAGATATTGGACAAGATAGACGAGGTCAAGGGTTTCGACCGACTCGACGAGAACGACTGGCCTGAGCTGTTGCGCTTTGTCCTTCTGTGCTCAAGAAGAACCAAGGCATCCAAGATGGAAGCTGAGTCCATCATGAATACCATCATGGCTGCTATGAAGCCAGATATAATGATGTCGCTGCGGTCGCAGGGCGTTCCCATCTCCGACGTACACAGCATCCGTGTGCAACTCAAGCACGCCGACAGCACTGGCATTCTCGTGGCGCTCGGAGAAGGTCCGCTCTTGATATCTGACTTGGCGGTGGCGCTCGTGCGCAACGCGACCGATATTCCATTTATCTGTGGGGATTCACCTGTAGTCTTGTACAATCAAGTCATCCCAACGATGACCGCACTGCAGTCACCCGGATTAATGATTCTTTTTCCAATCAGCGAAGAAATGTCAATTCTCTTCTTTGACAAGGAGCTGTACCGGCTCAAGATTCAGGGCAATGGAATCATCCGCATCGACAAGACAAGCGACGTTGACGAATTGAACAGGCTCCAGATTGTAAATTGCCTTGACTACATCATGTTCTCAAAGGCGTCAATGACGGCCTACTTGAAGAATCTCTCAAGCAGGCAATTGCGATCATCCATCGAGCAACCACGCACTGAATGCATCATGAGAAAGGAGGAGAATGGCGCTCAGACGTACCTCAAGACGACTGGCAGACATAGTCAATTCAGGGCGCACTTGTCATTCGTCCGCGTCGACGTTGGCCATGCTAGGCTTCTGCGCTTACAAGCCGCGGATCTTGCCTTAAGGCCACTCAGTCGTGAAGTCCTCGTAAGGAGTCCTGAGATATCTCGTGCTGTTAGGGAGTCAGAAGAGAAATTCATTGCTTCGCCATGTTCACGAGAATAG
- a CDS encoding tyrosine-type recombinase/integrase, protein MGSRDDALDEEQYEQLLQAADPDRPEELLILLLAGDLGMREGEIAHLQRSWLNFQKGHIIIPSSDRDGWTPKTRWGARTIPALKMSRRAWDAVRAYFTAYERLGIHRITVYRIVQRIAERSGLEARTYPHSLRVTAATRLAYKVKNPRVLCDLFGWGQLKIAQYYIQRAGGLAEEELERAFM, encoded by the coding sequence ATGGGATCCCGCGACGACGCTCTCGATGAAGAGCAATACGAGCAGCTGCTGCAGGCCGCGGACCCCGACCGCCCGGAAGAGCTCCTGATCCTGCTGCTCGCCGGCGACCTGGGCATGAGGGAGGGGGAGATTGCGCACCTGCAGAGGTCCTGGCTCAACTTCCAGAAGGGGCACATCATCATCCCGTCGAGCGACAGGGACGGCTGGACCCCGAAGACCAGGTGGGGGGCGAGGACCATCCCCGCGCTCAAGATGTCTCGGAGGGCGTGGGACGCGGTCAGGGCCTACTTTACCGCCTACGAGCGGCTCGGAATACACCGAATCACCGTCTACCGGATCGTGCAGCGTATAGCCGAGAGGTCCGGGCTTGAGGCCCGGACCTATCCGCATTCGCTCCGGGTGACGGCGGCCACGAGGCTGGCGTACAAGGTCAAGAACCCCCGGGTCCTCTGCGACCTCTTCGGCTGGGGCCAGCTGAAGATCGCGCAGTACTACATCCAGAGGGCTGGCGGCTTGGCCGAAGAGGAACTCGAGAGGGCGTTCATGTAA